In the genome of Hymenobacter cellulosivorans, one region contains:
- a CDS encoding DUF6531 domain-containing protein: MAKKYVPAGVFLTCDKGTLPATFNVTFNARTSIYGQNLATDLDKIPVVNVPPMGVCSITKMPCLVVPITWSPVKNDVQLGPAHLLLEDSTLQCGLGGKVGIHFSMAAAQAACAPPPAPDKSLADQADEYLQTLGPLGDVGRFQLGVAEGVWEGGKGLAEGLWGMAKGGWNAVTHPVDTAKAIGEGATNAYKWAGDSQNWANAASSAKQGVSNAAEWASNGENWQKVGDKLQNMSPRDWGNVTGQVAFEVGLTVGTAGAGAALNAAAKTSRVARMASRAARLADVEGHVMSLAGRAARSAAGKMKVMGKVLTGAKKARKAEKAAAKAGKKAKKLDAVPGCTKSKRTCVKDPVDVATGVMLFDLVDLELPGPIPFVWERTWYSNSEYQGPLGHGWHHRYDLALAVEDDGTLALRLADGRLALFEPLTAANQYRAFNRRERLDARLVDGQYRILDLQEQVFYCFRIPTTSDATIQEPEPYKLSSIENANGFAIGFAYDEQHRLQTIYDSAGREVRLLLDANGRIATLEAPSPEGAGHFAVVHYHYDALGNLIKETDALGHIRRYGYRGHLMVQKTLRSGLSFYFEYAGQGSAAQCIRTWGDGNILNGQFTYEPGQTTVSSSIPGDVSVYQHEGGLVLAHLDPLGAVHQWSYNQYDELTLERDPLGRATSYDYDARGNLIATAFPGGAKIQTEFANDLPVAAADDLGNTWQWSYDEAGNQIQRLDSDGLTIESSYRNGLLHSVGAAQSPPTLFFYDEQHNLREVQQPDGQLRRWQHDALGQLTALTDARGNTQRRSYDLLGRLTRVDEPDGNVRWLTYDAEGNVLRARDDHQDVTLEYTGLDWLAARTQAGRKIRYEYDLEGRLTRLINEHGRPYQFAFNAAGQIVAETGFDGLQRRFERDAAGQVVTQWVGKRETHYAYDAAGRITAVTFPDGTQEEFAFRSDGSLLEARNEALTVTWERDARGRVLHEIQGAHRVSSTYDQVGQRIGLHSSLGAAVNLERDDYGDVARMHASGWNARFERDAQGLEMARTLSGGVQTHWHRDQLGRPINQQLIAGRQQRRRTYRWQGPDQLTELIDSATGTTRFAHDARGTLSATLYPDGTEELRLPDAVGNLFQTTAHNDRTYGKAGELLQANGMQYHYDALGNLIEKQTAKGQRWHYHWNAAGHLAQVTRPDGATVSFTYDALGRRISKHFKGKVTRWVWDGNKPLHEWQELELDGNNTADVITWLFEEDSFAPLAKLAGQKRYSILTDHLGTPLEMVDERGHSSWNAQLGSYGQLRLLEGTRAACPFRYQGQYEDTETGLYYNRFRYYDPEAGSYISQDPIGLLGGIAPYAYVADPHKQVDIFGLSGCKGIRKSNPWNEFQKRAKGVDGKSKQFKNSRDAARAYRHFQNGEYEQMAELLDLSSPHGKAVFWSGDWPEAQRYADKIKGTTMEATPGGNIFNNWKHLDDKFEYGQWGTGGPKDAQPLWEALSRRYANQSSGPVTVVRNKVGMMWKNVEYEELNKRASLPHITYIETVPLPKP, from the coding sequence ATGGCCAAGAAATATGTTCCCGCCGGCGTTTTTCTGACCTGTGACAAGGGCACGCTCCCGGCGACCTTTAATGTCACCTTCAACGCGCGCACCTCCATCTACGGCCAGAACCTGGCCACTGACCTCGACAAGATACCGGTGGTGAACGTGCCGCCCATGGGCGTGTGCTCCATCACGAAGATGCCCTGCCTGGTGGTTCCCATTACCTGGAGCCCGGTCAAGAATGACGTGCAGCTGGGCCCGGCCCACTTGCTGCTGGAAGACTCCACGCTGCAGTGCGGCCTCGGCGGCAAGGTCGGCATTCACTTCAGTATGGCCGCCGCCCAGGCCGCCTGCGCCCCGCCCCCGGCCCCGGACAAAAGCCTGGCCGACCAGGCCGATGAGTATCTGCAAACCCTGGGCCCCTTGGGCGACGTGGGCCGCTTCCAGCTCGGGGTGGCCGAAGGCGTCTGGGAAGGGGGCAAAGGCCTGGCCGAAGGCCTGTGGGGCATGGCCAAGGGCGGCTGGAATGCCGTGACCCACCCCGTGGACACGGCCAAGGCCATTGGCGAAGGCGCCACGAATGCCTATAAATGGGCCGGCGACTCGCAGAACTGGGCCAACGCGGCCAGCAGCGCCAAACAAGGCGTGAGCAACGCGGCAGAGTGGGCCAGCAACGGCGAGAACTGGCAGAAGGTGGGCGACAAGCTGCAGAACATGTCGCCCCGGGACTGGGGCAACGTCACGGGCCAGGTAGCTTTCGAAGTGGGCCTGACCGTGGGCACGGCTGGGGCAGGTGCGGCCCTGAACGCGGCGGCCAAGACCAGCCGGGTGGCGCGCATGGCCAGCCGCGCCGCCCGCCTGGCCGACGTGGAGGGCCACGTAATGAGCCTGGCCGGCCGGGCCGCCCGCTCGGCGGCGGGTAAGATGAAGGTCATGGGCAAGGTGCTCACCGGCGCTAAAAAGGCTCGCAAAGCGGAAAAAGCCGCCGCCAAGGCCGGCAAAAAAGCTAAAAAGCTCGACGCCGTGCCGGGCTGCACCAAGAGCAAGCGCACCTGCGTGAAAGACCCGGTGGACGTGGCTACTGGTGTGATGCTCTTCGATCTTGTCGATTTGGAGCTGCCCGGCCCGATACCCTTCGTCTGGGAGCGGACTTGGTATTCCAACTCCGAGTATCAGGGCCCGCTGGGCCACGGCTGGCACCACCGCTACGATCTGGCCCTGGCCGTGGAAGACGACGGAACTCTAGCCCTGCGCTTGGCTGACGGCCGGCTGGCCTTGTTTGAGCCGCTCACCGCCGCCAACCAGTACCGCGCCTTCAACCGCCGGGAGCGGCTCGACGCTCGGCTCGTTGATGGGCAGTACCGGATATTGGACCTGCAGGAACAGGTTTTCTACTGCTTCCGGATTCCGACAACTTCAGATGCCACTATTCAGGAACCCGAACCCTACAAGCTTTCCAGCATTGAGAATGCCAACGGGTTTGCCATTGGCTTTGCCTACGACGAGCAGCACCGCCTGCAAACCATCTACGACAGCGCCGGCCGCGAAGTGCGTCTGCTACTCGATGCCAACGGCCGCATAGCCACTCTGGAAGCGCCTAGCCCCGAAGGCGCTGGCCACTTTGCAGTAGTACATTACCATTACGACGCGCTGGGCAACCTTATTAAAGAAACCGACGCGCTGGGTCATATTAGGCGCTATGGTTACCGTGGCCACCTGATGGTGCAGAAAACGCTCCGTTCGGGCCTGTCGTTCTACTTTGAGTACGCTGGTCAGGGCTCTGCCGCCCAGTGCATTCGGACCTGGGGCGACGGTAACATTCTAAACGGCCAGTTCACATACGAGCCCGGTCAAACCACCGTTAGCAGCTCAATACCGGGCGACGTCAGCGTGTATCAGCACGAAGGAGGGCTGGTACTGGCCCACCTCGACCCGCTGGGGGCTGTGCACCAGTGGAGCTACAACCAGTACGATGAGCTTACACTGGAGAGGGACCCGCTGGGCCGCGCTACTAGCTACGACTACGATGCCCGGGGCAATCTTATCGCCACAGCTTTTCCCGGCGGAGCCAAAATCCAGACCGAGTTTGCCAACGACCTACCGGTAGCGGCAGCCGACGACCTGGGCAATACCTGGCAGTGGTCCTACGACGAAGCCGGCAACCAGATTCAGCGTCTCGACTCCGACGGCCTGACTATAGAATCCAGCTACCGCAATGGGCTTCTCCACTCAGTGGGGGCTGCCCAAAGCCCGCCCACACTTTTCTTCTATGATGAGCAGCACAACCTGCGGGAAGTGCAGCAGCCCGATGGGCAACTGCGCCGCTGGCAGCACGACGCGCTGGGCCAACTCACGGCCCTGACCGACGCCCGTGGCAACACGCAGCGCCGCTCCTACGATTTGCTCGGACGCCTGACTCGCGTGGATGAGCCCGATGGCAACGTGCGCTGGCTTACCTACGATGCAGAAGGCAACGTGCTGCGCGCCCGCGACGACCACCAGGACGTCACCCTGGAATATACCGGCCTCGACTGGCTGGCCGCCCGCACCCAAGCTGGCCGCAAAATACGTTACGAGTACGACCTTGAGGGCCGGCTGACCCGCCTAATCAACGAACACGGCCGCCCCTACCAGTTCGCCTTCAATGCCGCCGGGCAGATTGTGGCCGAAACGGGCTTTGATGGTTTGCAGCGCCGCTTTGAGCGCGACGCCGCCGGCCAGGTTGTTACCCAATGGGTTGGCAAAAGAGAAACGCACTACGCGTATGATGCCGCGGGCCGCATTACGGCCGTCACATTCCCGGATGGCACGCAGGAAGAATTTGCGTTCCGCTCTGATGGCAGCCTGTTGGAAGCCCGCAACGAGGCCTTAACCGTAACCTGGGAGCGAGATGCCCGCGGCCGGGTACTGCACGAAATTCAGGGTGCGCACCGCGTCAGCAGCACTTATGACCAAGTCGGGCAGCGTATCGGACTGCACTCTTCCCTAGGTGCGGCCGTAAACCTGGAGCGCGACGACTATGGCGACGTGGCCCGTATGCACGCCAGCGGCTGGAATGCCCGCTTCGAGCGCGACGCCCAAGGACTGGAAATGGCCCGGACGCTCAGTGGCGGCGTCCAAACTCATTGGCACCGCGACCAGCTGGGCCGCCCTATCAATCAGCAGCTTATCGCTGGGCGTCAACAGCGCCGCCGCACTTACCGCTGGCAGGGTCCCGATCAGCTAACCGAGCTCATCGATTCGGCGACGGGCACGACCCGTTTTGCCCATGATGCGCGCGGTACCCTGAGCGCCACCCTCTACCCAGACGGCACGGAGGAGTTGCGCTTACCCGACGCGGTGGGCAATCTGTTCCAAACCACTGCCCACAACGACCGAACTTACGGCAAGGCGGGCGAATTGCTGCAGGCCAACGGGATGCAGTACCACTACGATGCGCTGGGGAATCTAATTGAGAAGCAAACTGCCAAGGGCCAGCGCTGGCACTACCACTGGAACGCTGCCGGGCACTTGGCGCAAGTAACGCGCCCGGACGGAGCCACCGTCAGCTTCACGTATGACGCGCTGGGCCGGCGCATCAGCAAACATTTCAAAGGCAAAGTCACGCGCTGGGTCTGGGACGGCAACAAGCCCTTGCATGAATGGCAGGAGCTGGAGCTGGACGGCAACAATACGGCGGATGTCATCACCTGGCTCTTTGAGGAGGACAGCTTCGCCCCTCTAGCCAAGCTGGCCGGCCAGAAGCGCTACAGCATCCTGACCGACCACTTGGGCACTCCGCTGGAAATGGTTGATGAGCGGGGGCACTCCAGCTGGAATGCTCAGCTGGGCAGCTACGGGCAGCTACGGCTGCTCGAAGGAACACGTGCGGCCTGCCCCTTCCGCTACCAGGGTCAGTATGAGGACACGGAAACCGGCCTCTACTATAACCGCTTCCGCTACTACGACCCTGAAGCCGGCTCCTACATTAGTCAGGATCCAATTGGGCTACTGGGTGGTATAGCTCCCTACGCTTACGTTGCTGATCCTCATAAGCAGGTTGATATTTTCGGCCTGAGTGGATGTAAAGGCATTCGTAAAAGCAACCCCTGGAATGAGTTTCAGAAACGAGCCAAAGGTGTTGACGGCAAGAGCAAGCAGTTTAAGAATAGCAGGGATGCCGCCAGAGCCTACCGTCATTTCCAGAATGGCGAGTATGAGCAAATGGCCGAGCTCTTAGATTTATCTTCCCCTCATGGCAAAGCCGTATTCTGGTCCGGAGATTGGCCTGAAGCACAACGGTATGCCGACAAGATAAAAGGGACTACAATGGAGGCCACCCCTGGCGGCAACATCTTCAATAACTGGAAGCACTTGGACGACAAGTTTGAATATGGCCAGTGGGGAACCGGAGGTCCGAAGGATGCCCAACCTTTGTGGGAGGCATTATCCAGAAGATACGCTAATCAATCTAGTGGTCCTGTAACGGTCGTGCGCAACAAAGTTGGTATGATGTGGAAGAATGTGGAGTACGAAGAATTAAACAAGCGTGCCTCGTTACCACACATCACATACATTGAGACTGTTCCATTACCCAAACCATGA
- a CDS encoding SMI1/KNR4 family protein, producing MSIFDQLKKHPITQPDSAYLAAHRFPDGNGFPPSYIDFATHLGWGKLCGLFLIYVPLGQHPDSWTVRSPWIKQAMDDFYEEMEHDPFLLEPDGYEGIEYSLIPFAMSENGEYLVWNLAHRQPNNELPIYILAARMGGIRYGAPDLYHFVEGCKNSEAIKTMLGPSYTKLPLTFEPLLLAL from the coding sequence GTGTCAATTTTCGACCAGCTTAAAAAGCATCCGATAACTCAACCGGATAGCGCCTACCTAGCAGCGCACCGGTTCCCTGATGGCAACGGTTTTCCGCCCTCCTATATTGACTTTGCTACCCACTTGGGCTGGGGAAAGCTCTGCGGCCTGTTTTTGATCTATGTTCCTCTGGGCCAACATCCTGATTCGTGGACCGTGCGTAGCCCTTGGATTAAACAGGCAATGGATGACTTTTATGAAGAGATGGAGCACGATCCTTTCCTACTTGAGCCCGATGGATATGAAGGCATTGAGTACTCACTGATTCCCTTCGCCATGAGTGAGAATGGCGAATACCTAGTTTGGAACTTAGCGCATCGACAACCCAATAATGAACTTCCTATCTATATACTTGCAGCACGAATGGGAGGAATCCGCTACGGAGCACCAGACCTGTATCACTTCGTGGAAGGGTGCAAGAATAGCGAGGCGATTAAAACAATGTTAGGGCCTAGCTATACAAAGCTTCCTTTGACATTTGAGCCGTTGCTGCTAGCGCTTTGA
- a CDS encoding RHS repeat domain-containing protein, which produces MTDGAAPPASTFWRAAAPSADGGQELCQHEAVGNLFRTLERTDRQYSKGGQLREADGTRYQYDAEGNLVRKSLANGQQWHYAWDGAGQLISVTRPDGYAVRPPRHPAGALQPAQGQGRLTQAPAPDPH; this is translated from the coding sequence GTGACGGACGGGGCCGCCCCACCAGCCAGCACATTCTGGCGGGCGGCAGCACCCAGCGCCGACGGCGGGCAGGAGCTGTGTCAACACGAGGCGGTAGGCAATCTGTTCCGCACCCTGGAGCGTACGGACCGCCAGTATAGTAAGGGCGGGCAGCTGCGCGAGGCCGACGGTACCCGGTATCAGTACGATGCCGAAGGCAATCTGGTGCGCAAGAGCCTGGCCAATGGCCAGCAGTGGCATTACGCCTGGGACGGAGCTGGGCAGCTGATAAGCGTCACGCGGCCCGATGGCTATGCCGTGCGACCACCTAGGCACCCCGCTGGAGCTCTACAACCAGCACAAGGACAGGGCCGACTTACACAAGCTCCTGCACCGGACCCTCATTGA
- a CDS encoding Imm43 family immunity protein → MFFVIDKIAQADDQAGLPLVISRTLTEEFNEKKPTEALNSRPWSRYNPQRDGVPAPDQFQLPPQLLMVCKGLRRFRADLFSDILRQWVVSARLRDFMQGHGWLAGHYEESSLNIVSTGNKPLTDQPYYLLRLFQDDNSLVDVAHSPHILSPVKPLTKHTPPNAYYQDLIFRPEIAVPPLFYLQEPAYWQVLVCTEQTKSLLEQEQFVGLTFYSLEEHAQRSIERERKFTR, encoded by the coding sequence ATGTTTTTTGTAATCGATAAAATTGCACAAGCCGATGATCAGGCAGGCTTACCATTGGTCATTTCACGCACTCTTACCGAAGAGTTCAACGAGAAGAAACCTACAGAAGCACTGAACTCGCGTCCCTGGTCCCGCTACAACCCACAACGTGACGGTGTGCCGGCACCTGACCAATTTCAGCTGCCACCTCAATTGCTAATGGTCTGCAAAGGACTACGCCGCTTCCGAGCCGACCTTTTCTCTGACATTTTGCGACAGTGGGTAGTATCTGCCCGCCTTCGGGACTTCATGCAAGGTCATGGTTGGTTAGCAGGGCACTACGAAGAAAGCAGCCTGAACATAGTATCCACCGGTAACAAGCCTCTCACTGATCAGCCATATTACCTACTGCGCTTGTTTCAAGACGACAATAGTCTAGTAGACGTGGCCCATTCACCGCACATACTTTCGCCGGTAAAGCCATTAACTAAGCACACGCCACCCAACGCGTATTATCAGGACCTAATATTTCGTCCTGAAATAGCTGTGCCACCATTGTTCTATTTGCAAGAGCCCGCTTACTGGCAAGTGCTCGTTTGTACGGAGCAGACAAAATCTCTGCTAGAGCAAGAACAGTTTGTGGGACTTACCTTTTACAGTTTAGAAGAGCATGCTCAACGAAGCATAGAGCGCGAAAGAAAGTTTACTCGATAG
- a CDS encoding AHH domain-containing protein: MHNSKGYNPKDSPANGVYLPKDEATGIDHKFDQYHSGSHPQIIDDMRVSVGQTRTRFENGVITKTQARKEISALQKAERKRLSRRSGGSCTIMP; the protein is encoded by the coding sequence GTGCACAATTCCAAAGGATACAATCCAAAAGACTCTCCGGCCAACGGCGTATACTTGCCCAAAGATGAAGCGACGGGTATAGACCACAAATTCGATCAGTATCACAGTGGTAGTCATCCACAAATCATCGATGATATGAGGGTCAGTGTTGGACAAACCCGCACTAGATTTGAAAACGGCGTCATCACAAAAACTCAGGCAAGAAAAGAAATCAGCGCTTTGCAAAAGGCCGAGCGCAAACGTTTAAGCCGCCGCAGCGGTGGTAGTTGCACCATTATGCCTTGA
- a CDS encoding RHS repeat domain-containing protein, with the protein MTQVTRPDGYAVTFTYDALGRRLSKRFRGKVTRWVWNGNKPLHEWQELEVGSGAGSVQDLTTWLFEEESFAPMAKLTAQGSYSILTDHLGTPLELYNEQGTKTWQAQLDSYGAVRQGQGKPQDCPFRYQGQYEDTETGLYYNRFRYFDPEVGLYISQAPIGLADVEALHSYVADPLTQLDVLGLSEGSSTLGNRMIKAGRTHGIIARDAQGNPLLNAKGNTSFSQSDFRAHHVIPH; encoded by the coding sequence TTGACCCAAGTCACGCGCCCTGATGGCTATGCCGTGACCTTCACCTACGATGCCCTAGGTCGGCGCCTGAGCAAGCGCTTCCGTGGCAAAGTCACGCGCTGGGTCTGGAACGGCAACAAGCCCCTGCACGAGTGGCAAGAACTCGAAGTCGGGTCCGGGGCAGGGAGTGTACAGGACCTGACCACGTGGCTGTTTGAAGAAGAGAGCTTTGCCCCTATGGCCAAGCTCACGGCCCAAGGCAGCTACAGCATTCTGACCGACCACTTAGGCACGCCCCTGGAACTCTACAACGAGCAGGGCACCAAGACCTGGCAGGCCCAGCTCGACAGCTACGGAGCCGTGCGCCAGGGCCAGGGAAAGCCGCAGGACTGTCCCTTCCGCTACCAGGGCCAGTATGAAGACACCGAAACCGGCCTCTACTACAACCGCTTCCGCTACTTCGACCCCGAAGTCGGCCTCTACATCAGCCAGGCCCCCATCGGCCTGGCTGATGTAGAGGCCTTGCACAGCTACGTGGCCGACCCGCTCACCCAGCTCGATGTCTTGGGCCTGAGCGAAGGTAGTAGCACGCTGGGCAATCGGATGATCAAGGCTGGTCGTACGCATGGCATTATCGCACGGGATGCGCAGGGCAACCCGCTGTTAAATGCCAAGGGTAACACCTCCTTTTCCCAAAGTGACTTCCGCGCCCACCACGTCATTCCCCATTAG
- a CDS encoding Imm43 family immunity protein has translation MLYVAYRPRESQDKIGLPTSIHRTFTEEFNEKKPMEGIYSGNWHRYNRLQNGVSVPEELRLPAKLFMVCKGLKRFIPDVYFDDLREWIVSTQFLSFLKEHRLLEGHYEESELTVLSTTKKPITDKSYHLLRFFRFDNELVDFEHTPKVISPKKPLTKHTPPMVYYSELLFHQDAQVPPMFILDDCSYWRSFFCSEEIKAAIEQEAFLGFNLYTITDFVQERLEREQRFVGPG, from the coding sequence ATGCTTTATGTTGCCTACCGGCCGCGCGAATCGCAGGACAAAATAGGTTTGCCCACGTCTATCCATCGCACCTTCACGGAAGAATTTAACGAGAAGAAGCCGATGGAAGGGATTTACTCGGGTAATTGGCACCGCTATAACCGCTTGCAGAATGGGGTATCGGTGCCTGAAGAATTACGCCTACCAGCTAAATTATTCATGGTATGCAAAGGCTTAAAACGCTTTATACCCGATGTCTACTTTGACGATTTAAGAGAATGGATTGTCTCAACACAATTCCTGTCTTTTCTTAAAGAGCATAGACTACTTGAAGGTCACTATGAAGAAAGTGAGTTGACGGTGCTTTCTACCACCAAGAAGCCAATTACCGACAAGTCCTATCATCTGCTTCGCTTCTTTCGATTCGATAACGAATTGGTCGATTTTGAGCATACGCCGAAAGTGATATCTCCTAAGAAACCACTGACCAAGCATACACCGCCGATGGTCTATTACTCAGAACTCCTTTTCCATCAAGATGCCCAAGTCCCCCCGATGTTCATACTGGATGACTGTAGCTATTGGCGTTCTTTTTTCTGCTCTGAGGAGATAAAGGCAGCAATAGAGCAGGAAGCATTTCTGGGTTTTAATCTGTACACCATTACTGATTTTGTACAAGAGCGTTTAGAACGAGAGCAAAGATTTGTTGGACCAGGCTAA
- a CDS encoding AHH domain-containing protein has translation MHGYVADPLTQLDVFGLSEGSTTLGDRLERAGHTHNIPNFKRSDFRAHHVIPHKVWTANQDFFDDIGLGKRGASRTFPRGSGPDYLQGFNPKDAVENGVFLPKDAPVASRPGYDFDFYHKGGHPDAITDMGASVTDIRDRFRANAITKTQARKEISALQKAERKRLSSRSGTGCIQIP, from the coding sequence TTGCACGGCTACGTAGCCGACCCGCTCACCCAGCTCGACGTCTTCGGCCTCAGTGAGGGCAGCACTACCCTCGGTGACCGGTTAGAGCGAGCAGGCCATACCCACAATATTCCGAACTTCAAGCGCAGCGACTTCCGCGCCCACCACGTCATTCCTCATAAGGTTTGGACTGCCAACCAGGATTTCTTCGATGATATCGGCCTGGGAAAAAGAGGAGCCAGTCGGACCTTTCCCCGCGGCTCTGGTCCGGATTATTTGCAAGGGTTTAATCCGAAGGATGCCGTCGAAAATGGTGTTTTTCTGCCGAAGGATGCTCCTGTAGCCAGTAGGCCTGGGTACGACTTTGACTTCTATCACAAAGGCGGCCACCCCGATGCTATTACGGATATGGGAGCTTCTGTCACCGATATTCGAGATAGGTTTAGGGCAAACGCAATTACCAAAACGCAAGCGCGCAAAGAAATCAGTGCTTTGCAGAAAGCTGAACGCAAGCGCCTGAGCAGCCGTAGTGGCACAGGCTGCATCCAAATCCCTTAA
- a CDS encoding Imm43 family immunity protein, protein MLYVASRIPVQNTKLGLPIYIERTFTEVFDEKKPMYSPVPRPWWDYNVYRDGVPVPAHLRLPPKLLMVVKTLRRFNPDFFSDRPREWTVSERFRAFLHKRGLLEGYYEESALTVISTSQKELTTQPYYLLRLFRFDNDLVDFEKTPKVVSPIQKTPLTPPNVYYPELVFQQGAKVPPLFFLNDRSYFYSFFCDEETKRAMEQEQFLGFVFYTLEEYIQMKIDLEKQFS, encoded by the coding sequence ATGCTTTACGTTGCTTCCCGCATCCCTGTCCAAAACACCAAATTGGGCCTTCCCATCTACATCGAACGCACGTTCACGGAGGTATTTGACGAGAAGAAACCCATGTACTCGCCCGTGCCCCGTCCGTGGTGGGATTACAACGTGTACCGCGACGGCGTGCCAGTCCCTGCCCACCTGCGCCTGCCTCCCAAGCTGTTGATGGTGGTCAAGACCCTGCGCCGCTTCAACCCTGACTTCTTCTCTGATCGGCCCCGGGAGTGGACCGTTTCGGAGCGTTTCCGAGCATTTTTGCACAAGCGCGGCCTGCTTGAGGGCTACTATGAAGAGAGTGCGTTGACTGTCATCTCCACCAGCCAGAAGGAGCTAACCACGCAGCCATATTATTTGCTGCGCCTGTTTCGTTTCGACAACGACTTGGTCGACTTTGAGAAAACCCCTAAAGTGGTTTCTCCGATTCAGAAGACGCCACTTACTCCGCCCAACGTATACTACCCGGAACTAGTCTTTCAGCAGGGGGCCAAGGTCCCCCCACTTTTCTTTCTGAATGACCGAAGTTATTTCTATTCCTTTTTCTGCGACGAAGAGACAAAGCGGGCTATGGAGCAGGAGCAGTTTCTTGGATTTGTCTTTTACACCCTGGAGGAGTACATCCAAATGAAAATCGACTTGGAGAAGCAGTTCTCCTAA
- a CDS encoding RHS repeat-associated core domain-containing protein produces MTFTYDALGRRISKRFRGRVTRWVWDGDQPLHEWQELEIGPGSGAVQDLTTWLFEDDSFAPMAKLQASGAQSVVCDHLGTPLALYDAQGSVSWEAELDSYGAVHRGRGAAQACPFRYQGQYEDTETGLYYNRFRYFDPEVGLYISQDPIGLADVEALHGYVADPLTQLDVLGLSEGSGDLGRRMAAAGHTHGIIALDDQGNPLLKKGATYFPKSDFRAHHVIPHQVWVDNQKFFDDIGLNHVRRKVNPKDAVTNGVFLPGTEDVGRKYGFDQYHSGGHPATSDAMRLQVENVRDRFNDPTNPLTAAQARKEIAALQKAERQRLSSRRGVACTIMP; encoded by the coding sequence GTGACCTTCACTTATGATGCGCTGGGCCGGCGCATCAGCAAACGCTTCCGGGGCCGGGTCACGCGCTGGGTCTGGGATGGCGACCAGCCCCTGCACGAATGGCAGGAGCTCGAAATCGGACCTGGCAGCGGCGCGGTGCAGGACCTGACCACCTGGCTCTTCGAAGATGACTCCTTTGCCCCCATGGCTAAGCTGCAGGCCAGCGGAGCACAAAGCGTCGTGTGTGACCACCTGGGCACGCCCCTGGCCTTGTATGATGCGCAAGGCAGCGTGAGCTGGGAAGCTGAGCTCGACAGCTACGGAGCCGTGCACCGGGGCCGGGGCGCGGCCCAGGCCTGTCCTTTCCGCTACCAAGGCCAGTACGAGGACACCGAAACGGGCCTCTACTACAACCGCTTCCGCTACTTCGACCCCGAAGTCGGCCTCTACATCAGCCAGGACCCCATCGGCCTGGCTGATGTAGAGGCCTTGCACGGCTACGTGGCCGACCCGCTCACCCAGCTCGATGTCTTGGGCCTCAGTGAGGGCAGTGGCGACTTAGGCCGGCGCATGGCTGCTGCTGGCCATACCCACGGCATTATTGCTTTGGATGACCAGGGGAACCCGCTCTTGAAGAAAGGCGCCACATACTTCCCTAAGAGCGACTTCCGCGCCCACCACGTCATTCCTCATCAGGTATGGGTGGATAACCAAAAATTCTTTGACGACATCGGCTTGAACCATGTCCGCCGCAAGGTCAATCCGAAAGATGCAGTGACCAACGGTGTGTTTCTGCCCGGTACGGAAGACGTGGGCAGAAAATACGGCTTTGACCAGTACCATAGCGGTGGACATCCAGCAACCAGTGATGCGATGCGTTTACAGGTAGAAAACGTTCGGGATAGATTTAATGACCCAACGAACCCGCTCACTGCGGCGCAGGCCCGAAAAGAAATTGCAGCCCTGCAGAAGGCCGAGCGTCAACGTCTGAGTAGCCGCCGCGGAGTTGCTTGTACTATAATGCCCTAA